One window from the genome of Garra rufa chromosome 1, GarRuf1.0, whole genome shotgun sequence encodes:
- the LOC141340644 gene encoding uncharacterized protein produces the protein MAFIKEESEDMKIEETLRVKHEDSEEQTDLMALKEESQVLNEMEEKDYDFIDGEKSFSCSQTETTSSRKKTRKKGRSYFACQQCGKCFSQRGSIKRHMRVHTEEKPYACEQCGKHFGLRKSLKWHFMIHTGEKPYVCQQCGKGFTRSEKLKVHMRVHTGEKPYVCEQCGKSFSLRKNLKRHFMIHTGEKPNTCQQCGKSFTQPGHLRVHMRIHTGEKPYVCQQCGKSFTQLGHLGVHMRVHTGEKPYVCQQCGKGFTRSGKLKVHMRIHTGEKPYVCEQCGMHFNHRLNLERHVSIHTGEKPFICQQCGKSYTQNGSLTRHMRIHEHPYECDQCGKSFDQHENFEVHKRAHEESPYSCSECGKSFSQKQLFEDHMRIHSGEQPYTCPQCGKGFNYKHHLQDHIRVHTGEKPFTCKQCGRSFNRKGTLNRHMRVHSGEKSARCDHSFTKINNVFFVETMV, from the exons atggcgtttattaaagaggagagtgaagacatgaagattgaagaaacattgagagtcaaacatgaagatagtgaggaacaaacag acctgatggcactgaaagaggagagtcaagtactaaatgaaatggaagagaaagattatGATTTCAtagatggagaaaaatcttttagttgttcacagactgaaaCGACTTCCTCAAGAAAAAAGACTCGAAAGAAAGGAAGAAGTTATTTtgcctgccaacagtgtggaaagtgtttcagtcAAAGAGGAAgtattaaaagacacatgagagttcacaccgaAGAGAAACCTTATGCCTGCGAACAATGTGGAAAGCATTTCGGTCTTAGAAAAAGTCTTAAATGGCATTttatgattcacactggagagaagccttacgtctgccaacagtgtggaaagggttttacTCGATCTGAAAAGCTgaaagtccacatgagagttcacactggagagaaaccttatgtctgcgaacagtgtggaaagagtttcagtcttAGAAAAAATCTTAAAAGGCATTttatgattcacactggagagaagcctaacacatgccagcagtgtggaaagagtttcactcaacctggacacctgagagtccacatgagaattcacactggagagaagccttacgtctgccaacagtgtggaaagagtttcactcaacttGGGCACCTGggagtccacatgagagttcacactggagagaagccttatgtctgccaacagtgtggaaagggttttacTCGATCTGGAAAGctgaaagtccacatgagaattcacaccggagagaagccttatgtCTGCGAACAGTGTGGAATGCATTTCAATCATAGGCTGAATCTTGAAAGACATGTttcaattcacactggagaaaagcctttcatatGCCAACAGTGTGGTAAGAGTTACACTCAAAATGGAAGCCttaccagacacatgagaattcacgaaCACCCTTATgagtgtgatcagtgtggaaagagttttgatcaacatgaaaacttTGAAGTCCATAAGAGAGCTCATGAAGAGAGTCCTTactcatgctctgagtgtggaaagagtttcagtcaaaaacagctctttgaagaccacatgagaattcactctggagagcaaccctacacatgccctcagtgcggaaaggggTTTAATTATAAGCATCACCTTCAAgaccacataagagttcacactggagagaagcctttcacctgcaaacaatgtggaagaagtttcaaccgaaaaggaactcttaacagacacatgagagttcactctggagaaaagTCAGCTAGATGTGATCACTCCTTTACGAaaattaacaatgtttttttcgtagaaaccatggtttaa
- the LOC141340725 gene encoding uncharacterized protein, with protein MNMTFIKEESEDMKIEETLKHEDTEELTKMEFIKDESEDMKIEETLKYEDTEELTKMVFVKEESENMKIEETLKYEDTEEQTKMVFIKDESEDVKIEEVFPVKHEDTERQTGPTALKDEREVLNETEEKDQFENLHVSITGKKSFCSLQSENISTRKKRTRSFFTCFQCGKSFTHKGTLKNHMRIHTGKKSFTCRQCGKSFSQQGEFKVHKKIHTGEKSFICQQCGKSFTRKGNLECHMRIHTGDRSISCDQCGKSFTQKRTLKDHLRTHTGEKPFICQQCGKSFSENKNLKRHMRIHTGEKPYTCKLCGKSFSQIGHLYMHMKIHNGEKADRSPQSGKSFNQNV; from the exons ATGAATAtgacgtttattaaagaggagagcgaagacatgaagattgaagaaacattgaaacatgaagatactgaggaactaACAAAGATGGAGTTCATTAAAgatgagagtgaagacatgaagattgaagaaacattgaaatatgaagatactgaggaactaacaaagatggtgtttgttaaagaggagagtgaaaacatgaagattgaagaaacattgaaatatgaagatactgaggaacaaacaaagatggtgtttattaaagatgagagtgaagacgtgaagattgaagaagtgtttccagtcaaacatgaagatactgagagacaaacag gcccaacagcactgaaagatgagagagaagtactgaatgaaactgaagagaaagatcagtttgagaatcttcatgtttccataactggaaaaaaatcattttgttctTTACAGTCAGAAAATATATCTACACGAAAAAAAAGAACTAggagttttttcacttgctttcagtgtggaaagagtttcactcataaaGGAACCCTTAaaaaccacatgagaattcacactggaaagaAGTCTTTCACGtgccgtcagtgtggaaagagtttcagtcaacaaggggaatttaaagtccacaagaaaattcacacaggagagaaatctttcatctgccaacagtgtggaaagagtttcactcgaaaaggaaaccttgaatgtcacatgagaattcacacaggagatagGTCTATCTCGtgcgatcagtgtggaaagagtttcactcaaaaaagaaCCCTTAAAGACCACTTGAGaactcacacaggagagaagcctttcatctgtcaacagtgtggaaagagtttcagtgaaaataaaaaccttaaaaggcacatgagaattcacactggagagaagccttacacatgcaaactgtgtggaaagagtttcagtcaaatagGACACCTTTACatgcacatgaagattcacaatggagagaaggctgacagatcccctcagtctggaaagagtttcaaccaaaatgtataa